The sequence ACTATTAATTTTTAGCCCCTTAACATATCATAACTGTATTATctgtattacacacacacactctgtatgTTTTCTTTCATGAAGTCTTCAATGTGATCTGATATTTACAATAAAAGTCTGCAAGAGAAGAGGAATATGATGTTTTAATCGCAAAAAACTTTGTCtgattatatatttttattataatagcTGGCCAGGAAAAGGATCAAGTGGAATGATGCACAATGCAGATTCCAAAAGTAATCCACCCATCTGACAGACCCTGCTCTGATATATATGCAGTACATATTCACCCTGGTTGCATTCATGGGCACAGATCTCTATTAATCCTGGAGACCTCTGCCATGGAATTATTTATTACAGTGCAGAGGTATTTTACAGAATCATTTGTGCTGAACATTTCAGAGATGAAAGAAAAGGAACCCCCACCTTACCCAGCTGCAGCTCCTCTGCCACCTTACTAACTGTAGGAAAATTCATCAGTGCACATGGGTGTTGGAACTAAGGGTACTGGGGGTGCTGCCAgaacccctggcttgaagtggtttccatcatatacagggtttacagtttgttttaatggctctcagcacccctgtcAGTATGGATGGGGTCAACTTAGCCTATGAAACGGAAGAGTAGCAAATGGTCTCCAAGAGACACCTTCCAGAAAATATCAGTGCCATGAAACGTTGGCACCTTCTCTTTGCTAGTTCATGTCAGGACTTGGTGACTAGAACAACGTTGGCTGTAACTGTCACAGTGCTACAGGAGCATCGTGGCCTGGTCTACGTGGGAAAATTACcccaaaaattcattttaaaaccagtttaactaaatgAACTTTAAAACCACTTGCAGCCATAGCATAGACTAGACTCCAGATGGAACCTGCTGAAGAAGGTTCTGAAACTGGTTTGCTAAAGACAGCTTAGGCCACCTGGAGTGCGGTCTATGCTACATTTCCAGCCAGCTTTAAATTTGGCTTATCTGGTTTTTCAAGCCAATTAAAATTGAGGGAAATTTCTTCAGTGTACACTAGGCCTTGCAGAAATGTCCCACACTTAGAAAACAAATATCCAAGGGAGAGAAATCTCAAGAGACAGAAAAGTGAAAGTCAACATCAACTAATCACAGAAACTCAGCTAAACTcctacatgtgtgtgtgtgcgtatgcaCATAGGCGGTGGGTGAACCCCTGCTTTGGGGAGGCAAATCCATCGGCTCCGCCCCACtgtccaaggccctgcccccacataCGCCAGAGCCCCCAAACCCCGCTGTAAAAGGAGAAGCCTTGATTCTGAGGGGCCCCTGCGACCAGaggagccctggcccaccccagccATATCGGGCTGagctgctgcctcccctcccccgcagtgctGGACTGGAGTGGGCTGAGCCACCAGCCTCCCCCAGTACTAGGCTGGCCCCAGTGCTGGGCCGGGCCGAGCTGCCAGCCTCCCCCAGTGCCGGGCCGAGCTGCTGGCCCCCCCATGCCTGCCAAGCCAAGCTGCCAGCCCCCCTGCCAGAGTCAGGTCAGGCCAAGCTGCCGTCCCCCTAACGCCAGCTCCTCCTGCCCCTAAAGGCTCTGCTCCCCCGCCGAGCTGCCGGCCCCAGCGCCCGGCTGAGCCTGCTCAGTCTACCGGCCGCTGGCTCTCCGtgtccctcctcactcccccgtCCTGAGGAGGAGGGACATGGCGAGCAGTGGGGACGGAAGGGGGTGTGGAGTGGAGAAGGCAGTGGGGGTCTCGGGGAAGGGCCGGGGCCACTGCAGCCTGGGTGTCTGGCGGCAGGTTGGTGCCAGGGACAGGAAAGGCAAggccttccctggcctattatacccgccgcaagtgtgtgtgtgtgtgtgagagagagagagagagagtgcctcCTGCAGGTTTCTCTGCTCTTTTGGGGAAAGCTGCTAGCCCCTTTGAATCGGCATGCTGCCGAGCACAGTAGTTGGGGCTGGGTGACtgaagggaagaaggaaggagaaaTAGAATGTTAGAAGAGAAGCAAGGAAGATGGAAACATCCTCATTACACGGAGATGGGTCAGAGGGAATGTAGCTTATCAGGAAGTTAGTTTAGGGGCTCGATTAGGGTCAGCTAGGCGGGGTGGGGAATACATTGCTTTAGGACAggagtaggcaacctatggcatgtgtgccgaaggcggcacgcgagctgattttcagtggcactctcaCTGCCTGGGTCTTGGCCACCGGCCCGGGggcctctgcattttaatttaattttaaatgaagcttcttaacattttaaaaaccttatttactttacatacaacaatagtttagttatacattctagacttatagaaagagaccctctaaaaatgttaaaatgtattactgtcaCGTGAAACTTTAAATTAGAGTGAacaaatgaagactcagcacaccgcttgtgaaaggttgccgatccctgctttaGGAGCTGGATTAGAGTTCAATCAGCGTGATAGAGAGCAAAAGGAAGAaaagggtcagaagaacattatttttttaatagctgcCAATAGTTTAATAGGTGCCTCATTCCCTTGGAATCACAGCAGCCACCACCCACTGGCAAGAGAGCTAGTatcaactggtttcagagtagcagctgtgttagtctgtattcgcaaaaaggaggacttgtggcaccttagagattaacacatttatttgagcataagctttcatgagctacagctcacttcatcggatgcattcagtggaaaatatcaACTGGGAAATTTCTGTGGCTAAATTCAGGATGGATTTTTCCATATCCCTGGTTGGAGCTCTATCACTTGGAGTGAAGCAGGGAAAGAGCACAGGGATATGTACTGGGACACATTTCCACACATCAGTAAGGGGTCAAAGAGCTCCTCTGGGCACGATCAGCCCAACCTGGCGTACCTGTGAGGCCTGTCAAATCTGGAGAGGGAAGTCTCCTTAGAAAGGAGAATCCAAGCCTGGCACAGAATGGCACTCAGAGGGAAGCAGAACCAGAGCTCCCTAGCCCCACAGAATAGGGGCTGCTTACCCACTAAGCTGCTGAAAAACGTCTGCCACCTGGGCCCTCTGAAGATGTAGAGGGACCTTCTtccctttgttttcccttttgtttgtggGGTGCCCAGCCTGGGTCCTATTGGACACAAGGGAGTGAGGGGCCCAGACCCCATTCACAGACACTACTGACCTCTTATCTTTTGGGGAACCGCTGGGGGAGTcgcattattttgttttgtgggcTGCCGCATTATTTGATTCGCTCTTACCTTTTTTTGGACTGTTTAATGCCTAGTAAAGGGTTGCTTTCCTCTCCCCCAAAACTTTGATCAGAGAATCACACTCTGCACCTTAAACTGGCTCTACAGAGACACCTGAAGCTAGAGAAGGATGTCTGTGATGAGAGGCACCCACTTTCGCCCCCACAGGGACGCACTAAAAGTACAACCTATGACAGGACCTTTATTCACTATCTTTACTATATGCTTCATTTGAACCATgcctgaaggagagagagaatattgtACTATGAATTAAGAGGCAAGGGAAACAAATAGGGACAGGCTAAGACAAGAACTGCAGAAAAGTCCATGGATATCATGACCACACATGTGATATAAGTTACAGAATACATGACAGTGCAGTTTTATCAGCATGAATAACTCACAAGTGCTGAAGCCACAATCCAGTTATGCAAATCACCCTGAACAACCTACCAATAAAAACTGTCCAGCCTGCACCAAATACCAGTGTAATttgagggggctggaggggggaatGAAACATTTATCTGTCAAGTCCTTTCAAAAAGAGATAGTAGCTGTTTGGAGTTGTTCAAGGGTTTGGAATGCTAAAAATAGTTCCAGGAGATAGATCAGCAGTCTGAGTGCCTATGAGGTTTTTGATAAATGCAGTTTATCAAGAGATGGTGCTAGCCATCTATGTGATAAAAACATTTGTACCACATGAGGTCAGGATAAACATGGCATGAATGTCTTTATTTCTGCAACTATGGATTAAACAGAGGAaaccatgtgataaattgcatttattGTGCATTTTGACCATTCCACTTGCATGcagatattttaaaactctgaGTGGTTCGAAAGAGCCATCCTTTAGATAAAATAATAACCtactataaaaatgttttcttttcccctctaCCATGGTGGATCAGGGATTCAATTTTACAACCAGTCCAAGGACCAGAATTAGTCAATTTTAGACCGGTGAGAGATTTAAAAGCTTTGATACTCTGTGGACAACCAGGATTTAAAGATTCTTGTTGCATGCCATGGGAGAAAGAGATTTCAGGCTCTCCAAGAATATGCATCATCTGTTTGTAGCCTTTGCTAGTCACAGATGGCCTATATTAAAATCATGACACCCCAATACCAGATAGAAATACTGTTTTAAGTAATTTTTTAGGCCTTAAATGGTCATTTTTCTACCACTCTAATTTGTAAGGTAgaggaattgaaaaatagtaATTAAAATACATGAAAACATTTATAGGACAGTTTTTTCTGAAACAAGTGTGGCATATATGGAATACACTATAGTATAAAGGTATAAAAGTTATATGGGCATTTGTTCAGGATGACACATAACTCACTTGTAGCTTTGCCAATTTTATGAGTAACACAACTATCCCAACATTCTGTAATGTTACCATCCCATGTTCCGTATCTCTCATCTTTTGCCCAATGTGCATAGAGCTCAATCCTGCAGACATCTCATACAAGTTGTTTCTCTGACTTTAATAAAACAATTCTTATAAATAAGGGTTGCATGATTGGGCCCATATAGTTTATATACCATGATATGCACTTGGAATGGTTAATGTGTCAGCACTTCTATTACAATCCATTTTCATTTGCTCTCATCTTTATGTAAAATCTCTCTTTTGGCTGAGGTTTTCTATGATTGGTCTAAACAGAAAagtagattttatttatttagagtaAAATCTATTCACATAGGATATTTTATAATTAGGGAGAGGGTAGAAAATAGTCTTTCCTGTGTAAAATAGATAAaatctaaggacctgatcctgctgaCGGATCCACACAGGAAATCGCCGTAAGGAgcccagttgacttcagtggggctgcacaTTCACGTTAGGGTCCCCCCAGGATGAGCAGATTGCAGAATGAGAGCctaagattttttcccccacctaATAACCACAAAAATTGGTTGAATTTTACAAGTTTAGATCCCAAACATGCAGTAAGATCTGCTATAATAGACCCCACATGGCCATTCAGAAACTCACTCAAGTTAATATAGGAAATCATGTAAGTGGATaagaatgcaggatcagggcccatatATTTCCTGGTGGCTATTCATCACAAATAACTAGTTTCCTGGCAAACATGCAGCAAGAATCCAAACAAACATTATatgcatgattttaaaaaatggcttagCACATGTGCAGTACAAAATGTTCTCTGAATTTAGAGTTAACATGCTATCAATGAACTACAGAATAATGTATAATTTATACTATCAACAGGAGTATGGGTGTTTTGCAGCTATTTCATTGTGGAGATTCACAGTTATTTAAGATTCAAGCCTGGAACTGCACAAATCAAGAGAGATATTAGCCTTATAATCTCCCCTTTTACCTAAAAACAAAAAGACCCGAGggaaacagaaataaaactaTAATGCTCAATTTATGGCTGTAAACACTTAAGTCAGGAAATGCATCAGTGATGGTTCTCATAGTAATCTTAACTCATGACTGCAACTTGTCTATGCTAGGTGAAATAACCATTGGTGAAATGGTTTTCACCAATTATCTCCCCAGAATCAGTACTGAGAACAGTTTAAATTCCTTTTCTACACCGGACACggacaaaataattaaaactagtGCTATCAGTTCAGCCAggctcatgggagctgtagtatAATCTAGGCTCCAGTAACCAGATCAGTTTTGTTAGTGTTTTAGTTAAATGTGGTAAAAAGTAAGTTACCAAAACAGTGTTAAAAATGAGTCCTAAGGCTTCCCCAAGTTCACCTGACCCAGTGGGAATTTTGTTGTACTTTTCCAATAGAAAAAGGCAATACTGTTTTCTGAAACTGTTTTGAAAAGTTTTATCTGGCCTATACTAGCACTTAAGCTGCTTTTAACATGAGTGCAGCTGCACCCCCGTTAACATGTACAATGTTTACTAATGCACAAAAGGCTGTTGAGACCAGGCAAATACAAGTCTCAAGCACTCTGTACTTGAAATGCCTTTTAATGACCTGTGCCTGGTCTACATTAGCACTTACACCACTTTCAATATTTGTTCACATGCCCCATTGCTGAAAACAATTTTCTGTCCTGGTTTCACTTCCTAGTGTGGAGCCAATGGACTAGCCCAGCCTTGCTGTTTAATGTCACCTTGATACACAATTAACCAAATCTCTCAGCTCACAGACTCCTAGGGAGCTTCATGGGAAATTAGGCCTAGACAAGGGTGAAaaagggtggttgttttttttaaaggccagGTTAGCTAGCACCTCCCCTAACAACTCTAGGGCAGACGGGGCAGGCTGTACTTCAGCACGTGCTTGCTGGTCGAGTTGAAACCCAGAGCCCCAGGCCTATGAAGACACAAGCTGCCCCGCCTACACCAGGGCTTTAGTTCCCCCAAATCGAGACAAAGCCAGGGCGGCCGGGGCCCTTACGGCTGAGCTGAAGTTCCCCAGACATATGGCTACGGTGTTTCCTGGCTTGGGGGGGGAGCTGTGACCTTAACCTGCCGGCAGCGATGAgtggcagcgggggggggggcgtgtgatATGCCGCCCTGCAGCGCgagggacggggggggggctCTCCGGGGGCTCTGGAGACACTGGCGGAGGGCAGGGAGCGGTGCTGAGGCCGGGGCAGCGCACGGCTCGGTGGGTGACCGTGTCCAGGCCCCTCGTCCGGCCGCTGCTGGGCCGGGCGGGAGCGGGGACTCGGGCTGCGGCCCGCTGGCGGCGGGGGGATGGTTCCTTCGGGAGAGGAAGAGGCGCCAGGTCgaggctggctgtgggggaagggaattcCCGGCCGGGAGctcccggggaggggggcagcgcggcggcggcggcggcgcggcaGGGGTTAATCCGCGAGCGCAGAGAATGGGCCGCGCTGTTTCCAGGGTGACGGCTCGGAGTGTTCCGGATCGTACCATTGCgctgggggaggagaaggctTCAGCCGTCGCCAGACCCAGCCCAGCGccgcctccttctcttccccctccccccggccggAGCGCGGCGCCTGGGCCCAGCGGCGAGCGCAGCGCGGAGGAGCGAAGCAGGCGGATCCCGTCGGCGGCAGCGCggagcctgggcccagagcggcgGGGTCGGGATCGGCGGCGcggccccttctccccccgcgCGGGGCAGCGGGCTGCGGGCGGCCCCGGGCTGCGGGGCTGGGAAGGCGGCTCGGAGACAAAGGAGGCGGCGGGGCTCGGAGCCGGCACCAGGGACCGAGAGGCGCCTCCGGGAGCCCCCGCCCGGGGCAGGCGGCACAATGCGGCACGGGGCGGCCCGCCCGCACCGGCTGCAGCAGCGCGGGGGCCGCAGCGCGGCCCGCCCGGGGCGGGGATAGAGGCGGCAGCCGGAGCCCCAGAGCCGGGCCGGGCCCCTTCCGCGAGCAGCGTCCCCCCGGCCTGTCACACGGGGCGGCGATGTGAGGGCCCCGGAGCCGGCAGCAGCCACAGCCGAGCAGCGGGGACCCAGCGGAAGCGGCAGCCGGCCGGGCCCGGAGGAGCCGAGCAGCGGGGACCCAGCGGAAGCGGCAGCCGGCCGGGCCCGGAGGAGCCGAGCAGCGGGGATCCGGCGGGCGCGGCGGCCGGCCGGGCCCGGAGGAGCCGAGCAGCGGGGATCCGGCGGGCGCGGCGGCTGGGCCTGGCTGTGCGATGGAGACGCACATCTCCTGCCTGTTCCCGGAGCTGCTGGCCATGATCTTCGGGTACCTGGAGGTGCGGGACAAGGGCCGCGCGGCGCAGGTGTGCACGGCCTGGCGGGACGCCGCCTACCACCGCTCCGTGTGGCGGGGCGTGGAGGCCAAGCTGCACCTGCGCCGCGCCAACCCCTcgctcttccccagcctggcgGCGCGGGGCATCCGGCGGGTGCAGATCCTGTCTCTGCGGCGCAGCCTGAGCTACGTGATCCAGGGCATGGCGGAGATCGAGAGCCTCAACCTGAGCGGCTGCTACAACCTCACCGACAACGGGCTGGGCCATGCCTTCGTGGCGGAGATCGGCTCGCTGCGGGCGCTCAACCTGAGCCTGTGCAAACAGATCACCGACAGCAGCCTGGGCCGCATCGCCCAGTACCTCAAGGGCCTCGAGGTGCTGGAGCTGGGCGGTTGCAGCAACATCACCAACACCGGCCTCCTACTCATCGCCTGGGGTTTGCAGCGCCTCAAGAGCCTCAACCTGCgctcctgccgccacctctctgACGTGGGCATTGGGCACCTGGCGGGCATGACCCGCAGTGCAGCTGAGGGCTGTCTGGGCCTGGAGCAGCTCACGCTGCAGGACTGCCAGAAGCTCAGCGACCTCTCACTAAAGCACCTGGCCCGAGGCCTGGGACGCCTCCGCCAGCTCAACCTCAGCTTTTGTGGGGGCATTTCTGATGCGGGGCTGCTCCACCTGTCCCACATGAGCAGCCTGCGCAGCCTCAACCTGCGCTCGTGTGACAACATCAGCGACACAGGCATCATGCATCTGGCCATGGGCAGCCTGCGTCTTTCGGGCCTCGATGTTTCCTTCTGTGACAAGGTGGGGGACCAGAGCCTAGCCTATATCGCACAGGGCCTGGATGGGCTGCgttccctctccctctgctcctgccACATCAGCGATGAAGGCATCAACCGTATGGTGCGCCAGATGCACGGGCTCCGCACGCTCAACATTGGCCAGTGTGTCCGTATCACTGACAAGGGCCTGGAGCTCATTGCGGAGCACCTCAGCCAGCTCACAGGCATTGATCTCTATGGCTGCACCCGCATCACTAAGCGGGGCTTGGAGCGCATCACGCAGCTGCCCTGTCTCAAGGTGCTTAACCTGGGACTTTGGCAAATGACTGAGAGCGAGAAGGTGAGGTGAGAGGAGGGGGCACCTGGAGACCTCCATCCTCTCTGGAGGGACTCACTGACTGACTGCTGCAGTCGGGGGGGTGGGGCCGCACACACAGACCCATGCTACCTGCCCACTCCAGCACTGGAAGGAGGCAGGGATAGAGAGAgcccaccccatcccttccatGCCACCTACCCACCTCTgcactggctggggcaggagagggaagagagagaacccTCATTTCTTCCATGTCATCCTCAGCCTTCCATTGGGAATACAGTACCCCTTTCCTCATCCTTCTCTGCATTGGGGATAGAGGCTTGCAATTTTATGCACTGGGGCTGGAGATACCCCTCCCCACTCCAATTCTGATTCTAACCCCTCATGCACTAGGGATTGACGAAGAAAGCCCCCTATTCTTATTCACCTCCAGTCCTGCTCAGTTTTGAGAATAGGGACCTTCTCTAATGGGGGTGGGAATGGAAAtgggaacacccccccccccaaaaaaaaaaaagcttattagCTGCATGTTCCATATCCACTGACCCCAGTCCTTCTGCGCTGGGTACAAACAAAGACACCCCCTTGTCAAACCATTCcaattcttttttcccccatcccaaCTGGGGATTGTGACAGAAATAGCCTTTCCCAGATATACATATTCCATTTATTTCCAGTCCCACCCCCTCTTCACTTCTACCCCATTTTGCCCTGTGGTTGGATACAATCTCCCACCACACCAGTTCTCCAGTGCATTGGATATAGAGAGAGCTACActggtcccctcccctcccgagtTGAGTACAGGGACATGATTCCTTTGCACCCTGCACTGTGGTTGGAGAGAGTGCCTAGACCCTCCACTCTTTTCCCCATCTCTCTGCACTGGGGATGAAGATAGACTCCTAatacttctccctcctcctcatacTGGGGATGAAGACACCATTTTCCCCACACCCCATTCCCAACAGAGAAGGAGACAGATCCCAGTCTCTTCAAATGTCCCACCTGCATTGGAGGGATGGAGTCACCTTAGCCATTCATCGTCcctttcatttttctctctcttcctccctgccttctCTTTCTTAGAAGTGGGGATAAAGACATATCCAGCCACACATTCATTTCCCCTTTGGATTGGGGGCGAATGGGGCAGAGGGGATGACCAGCTCCTATCTGCCCAAGGGACTTAAGGAAGAATCTCCAGCTTCATTTTTGCTTTCATTTGAGATACTGTGACgtggttttattttgaaatgcatACAAAAAATTATTACTACAAAACAGCctcttaccaccaccaccaccctcccctTGCTTACATCCTTTTTCTCATCCTTTCTTTCTTCAGTATTCATTTTCTtccatggttttatttttaaagacatttgaaGTTGCTGTTCTTGTGGATTAAGTACGTTTTTTTTCTGCTGaatatattctatatatataaatatatatataatgtctgGCTACCTCGTTTTAATTTGTTACTTTTTTCTCTAAAGCCCTGGAATTCTtacaagaaagagattttgagaCTGAAACATTTTTGTGCCTAGACTGGAAAGATGCCCCTTGggtttgtaacttttttttttttttttttaaaagctttcccTAATGTGCCCCACCTTCACATTCTGActgtgcctctccctccctctccattggGGCTTGGGGATCCAGCTGTGCTTCTGCATTTTTAGTCCTCTAGCACAAACATGTGTAACATGTGAGAATCCATACTGAGGATTGGGGTATTGAAATGTGTGAAATGCAAgttcagtttcttaaaaaaaaaatatatatatatatatatatatgcaaatattcccctctccctcccaaatCACCTACAAAAAAAGGTCACTGTTGTGTGAGGCTTCCTGTTTGTaagtggggagaggagcagaacAGGCCTGCAGGGCCTGAGGCTGCGATGTGAAGGGGAGGAGACTGAAATTCATCTGTCTTATCTCTGTTCTGTCAGTAAAATGGAGCTGgttctttagatttttttaattattattttaaagaggAAGAATAATTGAtgaatttttaaagaaacaaatgttGGCCTTTTttctttacttattttttttaattcaaaatctcAAATCCTCAACAATAACAGGCCAGACCATGGAGTTAAAGCAAACCCAGAGACCCCTATGGATTAATTGTACTGTTTGTGAATTtgtataaaaaaaacaaagatcctcttaaaacattttatattCTTACAGTAAAAGGTTAAACTGatatttatataataaaagaGGAAATATGAAGTATGTTTTTGAAAAAAAGCTGTAtctgtgttgtttttgtttttttaaaggtaggTATCTTGTCTACTGGTCGCAAGAAATGTGGTGTGCTTATTGAGGGTTTCGCCTGTGCTCTTGACTTAGTGAGTGACTTGGTCTGAGTAAAAGGAAATGGGGAGTCTGGTCAATCCTGTGCAGGATGTTGAGTAATGTAATAATTAGAAATGTACAAGAGAGTGTTGCTTCCTTTTGGAAAGGCCAATATTGTATATGAGAACAGCTGACTTTCTCAGATAAATTGAGTGAAAGTAGAGATTAATGTTGGGGTACCAGTTCATTTTGGGGTTGGGCAAATTGCAACTGATAAAATTTGTTATGAAGGGACATAGGGGTAAAGTGATGTGTAGTAGATCAAACTTGACACTTTAGGGGGGAAAacgtttttaaaaaacttaagaCACATGGCAATGTTCCTGTTTCATTTAAAAGTCCATGAAAACTGGTTTTCTGCTCTTTCCCCACACCCCAAAAATTTTCCTGCAATATTAACAACACAAAATTGCTGTCTTTTGCTAGTGCATGAGAACTTGGAAGTGAATAACTAGAAAACTGACTATACTGTTTCACTTTTTCATTGTACACTCTGAGATAAAAGTAAAGAGGAAATGggaaaaattggatttttaacaTTGTTCTAATAAT is a genomic window of Lepidochelys kempii isolate rLepKem1 chromosome 1, rLepKem1.hap2, whole genome shotgun sequence containing:
- the FBXL14 gene encoding F-box/LRR-repeat protein 14, whose product is METHISCLFPELLAMIFGYLEVRDKGRAAQVCTAWRDAAYHRSVWRGVEAKLHLRRANPSLFPSLAARGIRRVQILSLRRSLSYVIQGMAEIESLNLSGCYNLTDNGLGHAFVAEIGSLRALNLSLCKQITDSSLGRIAQYLKGLEVLELGGCSNITNTGLLLIAWGLQRLKSLNLRSCRHLSDVGIGHLAGMTRSAAEGCLGLEQLTLQDCQKLSDLSLKHLARGLGRLRQLNLSFCGGISDAGLLHLSHMSSLRSLNLRSCDNISDTGIMHLAMGSLRLSGLDVSFCDKVGDQSLAYIAQGLDGLRSLSLCSCHISDEGINRMVRQMHGLRTLNIGQCVRITDKGLELIAEHLSQLTGIDLYGCTRITKRGLERITQLPCLKVLNLGLWQMTESEKVR